The following proteins are encoded in a genomic region of Brachypodium distachyon strain Bd21 chromosome 1, Brachypodium_distachyon_v3.0, whole genome shotgun sequence:
- the LOC100838146 gene encoding cytochrome P450 716B1: MDASVLAPLVALFLASFFLVLRKHRSSPPDDRRHQQLPPGSFGLPVIGQTLSFLSALRGNTGEAWLRQWAAVYGPVSRFSFFGVRTALIVGPSANKFLFSSAGLTAKTTTAMNRMVGRRNIRELTGNNHRHVRAMFVQFLKLDVVRGYVGAIDDEVRHHLSANWHGHATIAVMPSMKTLTFDIMCTVIFGLDRGAHAAMRRDLSMEFQQLVRGVWSIPVNLPFTTFRKCLAASQRGRHTVAKIIDEKRRKLERGESSSSNDLMTHMLAEGMADDDIIDNIMFMILAAHDTTATLLTFLIRHLDSNKDAYAKVIAEQEEVARSKARGEALSWDDLGKMRYTWAAAMETLRMVPPIFGNFKRVVEDVEFNGHLIPKGWQVMTAMNLTQWDPAIFPDPGRFDPTRFESPLPPYSFVAFGGGGRVCPGNEFARVEALVAMHYIITGFRWKLADGCDGSFSRYPLPSPAQGLLIDIEPKDTTTSP, from the coding sequence atgGATGCTTCTGTGTTGGCGCCTCTTGTGGCATTATTCCTTGCTTCCTTCTTCTTGGTCCTGAGAAAGCACAGGAGCTCACCTCCAGATGATCGTCGGCACCAGCAGCTGCCCCCAGGCTCTTTCGGTCTGCCCGTTATTGGCCAGACGCTGAGCTTCCTGAGCGCCCTCCGCGGCAACACCGGTGAGGCATGGCTCCGGCAGTGGGCTGCCGTGTATGGCCCCGTGTCAAGGTTCTCCTTCTTCGGTGTCCGGACAGCCTTAATCGTCGGACCCTCTGCCAACAAGTTCCTCTTTTCCAGCGCCGGGCTCACTGCCAAGACCACGACAGCCATGAACCGCATGGTCGGCAGGCGAAACATCCGGGAGCTCACCGGCAATAACCACCGCCACGTCAGGGCTATGTTCGTCCAGTTCCTCAAGCTAGACGTTGTTAGGGGCTACGTTGGCGCCATCGACGATGAGGTTCGGCATCACCTCAGCGCCAACTGGCATGGGCACGCTACCATCGCGGTGATGCCGTCAATGAAGACACTCACTTTCGACATCATGTGTACCGTTATCTTTGGGCTCGACAGGGGAGCACACGCCGCTATGAGGCGGGATCTGTCGATGGAGTTCCAACAACTGGTGAGGGGCGTATGGTCCATCCCGGTGAACCTACCCTTCACCACCTTCCGCAAGTGCCTCGCTGCCAGCCAGCGTGGGCGGCACACTGTCGCAAAGATCATTGACGAGAAGCGCCGCAAGCTAGAGCGCGGAGAGAGCTCTTCGTCCAACGACCTAATGACCCACATGCTCGCTGAGGGCATGGCCGATGACGACATCATCGACaacatcatgttcatgatACTGGCGGCACATGACACCACTGCCACCCTCCTCACCTTCCTTATCCGCCACCTCGACAGTAACAAGGATGCCTACGCCAAAGTCATTGCCGAGCAAGAAGAGGTCGCTAGGAGCAAGGCTCGGGGTGAAGCTCTGTCGTGGGATGACCTTGGCAAGATGAGGTACACATGGGCAGCAGCCATGGAGACACTCCGCATGGTCCCTCCGATATTCGGCAACTTCAAGAGGGTGGTTGAAGATGTGGAGTTCAATGGCCACTTAATACCAAAGGGGTGGCAGGTGATGACAGCGATGAACCTCACACAGTGGGACCCGGCCATCTTCCCGGACCCCGGCAGGTTCGACCCGACGAGGTTCGAGAGCCCTCTGCCACCATACAGCTTTGTGGCattcggcggcggtgggcgtgTGTGCCCTGGGAACGAGTTTGCAAGGGTCGAGGCGCTGGTGGCCATGCACTACATCATCACCGGGTTCAGGTGGAAGCTCGCCGATGGCTGTGATGGCAGCTTCTCCAGGTATCCGCTGCCATCCCCAGCCCAAGGCCTCCTCATCGACATCGAGCCTAAGGACACAACCACAAGTCCATGA
- the LOC100838440 gene encoding cytochrome P450 716B1, which yields MDASVLAALAALILASIFLLSKQRSSAREDHRRQQLPPGSLGLPVIGQTLGFLNALRSNTAEAWLRQRAATHGPVSRFSFLGVPTVLIVGPSANKFFFSSPGLTAKTTMAANRMVGKRNIRELTGSDHRRVRAMFVKFLKLDAVRGYVASIDDEVRHHLSTEWRGHATVAVMPSMKSLTFDIMCTAIFGLDRGAHAAVRQKLSVEFQQLVRGTLSVPLNLPFTTFRKCLAASRRGRQTVARIMEEKRAKLERGEISPSDDLMTHMLSEGVADEDIIDNVIFMMLAAHDTTAILLTFLIRHLDNNRDVYTRVVAEQEEVARSKAPGESLTWDDLGKMRYTWAVAMETLRLVPPVFSNTRRVVDDVEFNGHLIPKGWQVMSAVNLTQWDPAIFPDPDKLDPTRFESPLPPYSFVAFGGGARVCPGNEFARVEALVAMHYIVTGFRWKLAAGCDGSFSRYPMPSPAQGLLIDIEPIWG from the coding sequence ATGGATGCTTCTGTGTTGGCAGCTCTGGCGGCGTTAATCCTTGcttcaatcttcttgctgagCAAGCAGAGGAGCTCAGCGAGAGAAGAtcaccggcggcagcagctgccTCCGGGCTCCTTGGGTCTGCCCGTCATCGGCCAGACGCTGGGCTTCTTGAACGCCCTCCGCAGCAACACCGCCGAGGCATGGCTCCGGCAGCGGGCCGCCACGCATGGCCCCGTGTCGAGGTTCTCCTTCCTCGGCGTTCCAACGGTCTTAATCGTCGGCCCCTCCGCCAAcaagttcttcttctccagccCTGGGCTCACCGCCAAGACCACAATGGCAGCGAACCGAATGGTTGGCAAGCGGAACATCCGGGAGCTCACCGGCTCCGACCACCGGCGCGTCAGGGCCATGTTCGTCAAATTCCTCAAGCTGGACGCCGTTAGGGGCTACGTCGCCAGCATCGACGATGAGGTCCGGCACCACCTTAGCACCGAGTGGCGGGGGCATGCCACCGTCGCGGTGATGCCGTCGATGAAGTCGCTCACTTTCGACATCATGTGCACCGCCATCTTTGGGCTCGACAGGGGAGCACACGCCGCCGTGAGGCAAAAGCTGTCGGTGGAGTTCCAGCAGCTGGTGAGGGGCACTTTGTCCGTCCCGTTGAACCTGCCCTTCACCACCTTCCGCAAGTGcctcgccgccagccgccgtgGGCGGCAAACTGTTGCGAGGATCATGGAGGAAAAGCGTGCCAAGCTGGAACGAGGGGAGATCTCCCCGTCCGACGACCTGATGACCCACATGCTCTCTGAGGGTGTTGCCGATGAAGACATCATCGACAATGTCATATTCATGATGTTGGCGGCACACGACACCACCGCCATCCTCCTCACCTTCCTCATCCGCCACCTCGACAACAACAGGGACGTCTACACTAGAGTCGTCGCCGAGCAAGAAGAGGTCGCTAGGAGCAAGGCTCCGGGGGAATCACTGACGTGGGACGACCTCGGCAAGATGAGGTACACATGGGCGGTGGCAATGGAGACGCTCCGATTGGTTCCGCCGGTGTTCAGCAACACCAGGAGGGTGGTCGACGACGTGGAGTTCAATGGCCATTTGATACCCAAGGGGTGGCAAGTGATGTCGGCGGTGAACCTTACGCAGTGGGACCCGGCCATCTTCCCGGACCCCGACAAGTTGGACCCAACAAGGTTCGAGAGCCCTTTACCACCCTACAGCTTTGTGGCATTCGGTGGCGGTGCAAGGGTCTGTCCCGGGAACGAGTTTGCGAGGGTGGAGGCGCTGGTGGCCATGCACTACATTGTCACCGGGTTCAGGTggaagctcgccgccggctgcgacGGCAGCTTCTCCAGGTACCCGATGCCATCCCCGGCTCAGGGCCTCCTCATCGACATCGAACCAATCTGGGGTTGA
- the LOC100838753 gene encoding cytochrome P450 716B1 yields the protein MEMDASVWAAVIVASISILLLVFKKLIKITSSGDRRLPPGSFGLPVVGQTLGFLRALRGNTGEAWLRRWAGLYGPVSRFSFLGVPTALLVGPAANKFVFSSSGLTAMATNSFRRMIGGRNIRDLDGADHRRVRAMMVTFLKLDVVRGYVATMDSEVRRHLRDRWQGHANVAVLPSMKSLTFDIMCTVIFGLDAGDTARRDLAVEFVELVRGIWAVPVNLPFTTFRRCLGAARRGRRLIAGIIEEKRRRLQRGESSPGDDLITHMLAEGTDDEEIIDNVMFSMVAAHDTTALLLTFLIRHLHGNPEAYAKVAAEQQAIAVAKRAAGDGEEALTWEDLGKMRYTWAAAMETLRLVPPVFVTMKKAVRDVEFEGRVIPEGWQVMSVMNLTQWDPAIFPDPGRFDPARFGEAATVPPYSFVAFGGGGRICPGNEFARVETLVAMHYIVTGFRWKLAAGCDGSFSRFPLPSPAQGLLIDIEPINNSQLK from the coding sequence atggaaatGGATGCTTCCGTGTGGGCGGCCGTAATCGTAGCTTCCATCAGCATCTTGTTATTGGTGTTCAAGAAGCTGATCAAGATCACGAGCTCCGGCGATCGGCGGCTGCCTCCGGGCTCGTTCGGGCTGCCGGTGGTGGGCCAGACGCTGGGCTTCCTGCGCGCGCTCCGGGGCAACACGGGCGAGGCATGGCTCCGGCGGTGGGCCGGCCTGTACGGCCCGGTATCCAGATTCTCCTTCCTGGGCGTCCCGACGGCCTTGCTCGTCGGCCCAGCCGCCAACAAGTTCGTCTTCTCCAGCTCCGGCCTCACCGCTATGGCCACCAACTCCTTCCGCCGCATGATCGGCGGCCGCAACATCCGCGACCTGGACGGCGCCGACCACCGCCGCGTCAGGGCCATGATGGTCACCTTCCTCAAGCTCGACGTCGTCAGGGGCTACGTCGCCACCATGGACTCCGAggtccgccgccacctccgggACCGCTGGCAGGGGCACGCAAACGTCGCCGTGCTGCCGTCCATGAAGTCGCTCACCTTCGACATCATGTGCACAGTCATCTTCGGCCTCGACGCCGGCGACACGGCGCGGCGGGACCTCGCCGTGGAGTTCGTGGAGCTGGTGAGGGGCATCTGGGCGGTGCCGGTGAACCTCCCGTTCACGACGTTCCGGCGGTGCctcggcgcggcacggcgcgggcggcgcctgATCGCCGGCATCATCGAGGAGAAGCGCAGGCGGCTGCAGCGTGGGGAGAGCTCACCGGGCGACGACCTGATCACCCACATGCTCGCCGAGGgcaccgacgacgaggagaTCATCGACAACGTCATGTTCAGCATGGTGGCGGCGCACGACACCACGGCGCTGCTCCTCACCTTCCTCATCCGCCACCTCCATGGCAACCCGGAAGCGTACGCCAAGGTCGCCGCCGAGCAGCAGGCCATCGCCGTGGCCAAGAGAGCtgccggagacggagaagaagcTCTGACGTGGGAGGACCTGGGCAAGATGAGGTACACGTGGGCGGCGGCAATGGAGACGCTGCGGCTGGTGCCGCCGGTGTTCGTGACGATGAAGAAGGCGGTGCGAGACGTGGAGTTCGAGGGGCGGGTGATCCCGGAGGGATGGCAGGTGATGTCGGTGATGAACCTGACGCAGTGGGACCCGGCCATCTTCCCCGACCCCGGCAGGTTCGACCCGGCGAGGTTCGGCGAGGCCGCCACCGTGCCGCCGTACAGCTTCGTGGcgttcggcggcggcggtaggaTCTGCCCCGGGAACGAGTTCGCGAGGGTGGAGACGCTGGTGGCCATGCACTACATCGTCACCGGGTTCCGGTggaagctcgccgccggctgcgatGGGAGCTTCTCCAGGTTCCCGCTGCCGTCACCGGCGCAGGGACTCCTCATCGACATCGAACCCATCAACAATTCACAGCTCAAGTGA